The genomic region GGGCCCGGGGACGCCGCGGCGGTGCGCGCCCGGCTGGATCCGCAGCTGCGGTCCCGGGTCGAGCTGCTCGGCCTCGTCTCCGATGCGGACAAGCCGCGGGTGTTCGCCTCCGGCCAGGTGTACTGCGCCCCGAACACCGGCCAGGAGAGCTTCGGAATCGTCCTGCTGGAGGCGATGGCGGCCGGGACCGCCGTGGTGGCCAGCGACATCGACGCGTTCCGCCGGGTGCTCGACGACGGCCGCGCCGGGCGGCTGTTCGACGTCGGCGATCCCGCGCAGCTCGCCGCCACCCTCGCCGACGTGCTGACCGATCCCGTCGGGGCCGCGGGGCTCATCCGGCGGGGCCGGAAGGTCGTCGAGACGTACGACTGGCGGACCATCGCCGAGCGCATCGTCGGCGTCTACGAGATGGTCTCCGGGGACCGGCGGGTGTCGCTCGCGCCGGCCTAGCCGGGTGGGCGGCGACGAGTCCGGTGCCGAGCCCGGTGGCCGGTACCGGCGCCAGGTCACATCCGCCCGTTGACTACGCTGCGCGAGATGACCGTCCTCGTGGTGGTGGTTGCCCTGGTGGTGGCGACTGCGACCTATCTGACCTGGCTGGCCCGCCGGCTCGATCGGCTCGCCGCCCGGGTGTCGGACGCCGGCGGCGGTCTGGTCACCCAGCTCGTCGCTCGCGCCGACGCCGCGGCGCGGCTCGCCGAGCGCTGCGGTCTCGACGAGCTGGCGGCCAGCGCCGCCCGCGCGCGCGCCACCTACCCGGCCCTGCTCGCCGGCGCCCCCCTGGACGCCGCGGTCGAGCTGACCGAGAACGCGCTGAGCCGGGCGCTGCGCTCCGCGGAGGTCGCGGCGGCCGGGCAGCGCTTTCCCGTCGAGCTGCACGCGGTCGACTCCGGGGCGGCCCGGGTGGCGCTGGCCCGCCAGTTCCACAACGACGCGGTCCGGGACCAGCGGGCGCTCGCGGGCCGCCGGGTGGTCCGGGTGCTCCACCTGTCCGGCCGCCGCCCGCCGCCCGGCTACTTCGAGATCGACGACGCCCTGCCGGCTCGCGAGGAACCCTGGCCGCGCCTCGTCGAGGGCGGCTCGGCGGATGACGCCGACCCCTCCGTCCGCGACGCCCCCGTCGGCGACGCCCCTGGCCGCGATGTTCCTGGCCGCGACGCCTCCGTTCGCGACCTGCCCGGTCGCGACATCCCCGGCCGGGAGGACCGGTCGGGGCGCGACGGGCCGCTCGGGCACGGCGACCGGCCGGGCCTGGCCTCCTGAGCCGCCCGGTCGGCGCGAGCTGCGCCGTACGATGGGGAACCGACCCACCCGCACGGGATTCACCTGGCTGGGTATCCGACATGCAGGTGTCCCTGACATGGCGGAGCCGGCCGGCCGTGGCGCCCGACTGGAGCGAAAAGAGACGGCACATCATGTCCCAGGGCCAGACTGCCGCCGCCACCGGCCCGGCGACCGACTCCGCCCGGCACGCCGGCACCGCCCGCGTCAAGCGCGGCATGGCGGAGATGCTCAAGGGCGGTGTGATCATGGATGTGGTCACGGCCGAGCAGGCGCGCATCGCCGAGGACGCCGGCGCCGTGGCGGTGATGGCCCTGGAGCGGGTGCCCGCCGACATCCGCGCCCAGGGTGGCGTCGCCCGGATGAGCGATCCGGACATGATCTCGGAGATCATCGAGGCGGTCTCCATCCCGGTCATGGCCAAGGCGCGGATCGGGCACTTCGTCGAGGCCCAGGTGCTGCAGGCCCTCGGGGTGGACTACGTCGACGAGTCCGAGGTGCTCACCCCGGCCGACCCGCACCACCACATCGACAAGGGGTCGTTCACGGTCCCGTTCGTCTGCGGGGCGACCAACCTCGGCGAGGCGCTGCGCCGCATCGCCGAAGGCGCGGCGATGATCCGCTCCAAGGGGGAGGCGGGTACCGGCGAGGTGTCCAACGCGGTGGTGCACATGCGCACCATCCGCGCCGAGATCGGCCGGCTCGCCGCGCTGCCCGCGGAGGAGCTCTACGCCGCGGCCAAGGAGCTGCGCGCCCCCGTCGACCTGGTCGCCGAGGTGGCCCGGCTCGGCCGGCTGCCGGTCGTGCTGTTCACCGCCGGCGGCATCGCCACCCCGGCGGACGCGGCGCTGATGATGCAGCTCGGCGCGGACGGGGTGTTCGTCGGCTCGGGGATCTTCAAGTCCGGGGATCCGGCGCGGCGTGCCCGCGCGATCGTCGAGGCGACCACGATGTTCAACGACCCCGACGTGCTGGTGAAGGTGTCGCGGGGCCTGGGCGAGGCGATGGTCGGCATCAACGTCGCCGAGCTCCCGTCGGCGGCCCGCTACGCCGACCGCGGCTGGTGAGCGGCCCGCGGATCGGCATCCTCGCGCTGCAGGGGGACGTGCGGGAACACGCCCGGGGGCTGACGGACGTCGGCGCGCAGCCGGTGGAGGTTCGCCGCGCGGCGCAGCTCGCCGAGGTGGACGGTCTGGTCCTGCCCGGCGGCGAGTCCACGACGATCGGCCGGTTGCTGCAGGTGTTCGAGCTGCTGGAGCCGCTGCGGGCCGCGGTCGTGGCGGGGCTGCCCGTGTTCGGCTCGTGTGCTGGCATGATCCTGCTTGCGCGGGACGTCGTGGACGGTCGGCCGGACCAGCCACTGATCGGTGGGTTGGACATGGTCGTCCGGCGCAACGCCTTCGGCCGGCAGGTCGACTCGTTCGAGGTCGACCTCGACGTCGACGGGGTGGAGGGACCGCCTGTGCACGCGGTCTTCATCCGAGCACCATGGGTAGAAAAGGCGGGCGATGCGGTCGAGGTCCTGGCTCGTGTCGCCGAGGCGCCGGTGGCGGTCCGTCAGGGCTCGCTGCTGGCCACCGCGTTCCATCCGGAGCTGACCGGAGACTCCAGGATGCACCGGCTATTCGTCGACATTGTGCGATCTTCCGGATCCGGTCGGTGATCGCGAGTAAGAGGGGCAGGACATGAGCGGTCACTCCAAGTGGGCGACCACGAAGCACAAGAAGGCGGTCATCGACGCCCGACGGGGCAAGCTGTTCGCCAAGCTGATCAAGACGGTGGAGGTCGCCGCCAAGACGGGCGGCGGCGACCCGGCGGGCAACCCCACGCTGGCCGACGCCATCGCGAAGGCCAAGTCGCAGTCCGTGCCGAACGACAACATCGAGCGGGCGGTCAAGCGCGGGTCCGGTGAGCTCGCCGGCGGGGTGAACTACGAGAACATCACCTACGAGGCGTACGGGCCGAACGGCGTCGCGATCCTCGTCGAGTGCCTGACCGACAACCGCAACCGGGCCGCCTCCGACGTCCGGGTGGCGATCACCCGCAACGGCGGCACGGTGGCCGATCCCGGCTCGGTGTCGTACCTGTTCAACCGCAAGGGCGTCGTGCTGCTCACGAAGGCCGCCGGGCTCACCGAGGACGACGTGCTGCTCGCCGTGCTCGACGCGGGCGCCGAGGAGGTCAACGACCTCGGCGACGTCTTCGAGGTCATCTCCGAGGCCACCGACCTGCATGCGGTGCGGGTGGCGGCCGGTGACGCCGACCTGGAGATCACCTCGGCGGACATCTCCTGGCTGCCGAGCGTGAGCGTGCCGCTGGACGCCGAGCCCGCGGCCAAGGTGCTCAAGCTCGTCGAGGCGGTCGAGGACCTCGACGACGTCCAGAACGTGTGGTTCAACGGCGACATCTCCGACGACGTCATGGAGCTCGTCAGCAGCTGACGGGCCGCACGCCACCGCGCCCGGGACGATCTGTTGGGCGTGTCGTGGATGTCCGGTTGCGCCGACCGATCTACCATCGAACGAGTGTTCTTGCGGGCGAGCGGGCCCGTGAGCGAGCGGGCCTGCGGGCGCGTGGTCGGGAGGGTGGATGCGGGTGCTGGGCGTCGATCCGGGGCTGACGCGGTGCGGCCTGGGGGTCGTCGACGGCGCCCTGGGTTCCCGCGCCCGACTGGTCGAGGCGGGAGTGGTGCGCACGCCGGCCGGCGCCGAGGTGGCCGACCGGCTGCGGGCCGTCGCCGACGGCATCGACGCCTGGCTGGACCGCACCCGCCCGGACGCGGTCGCGGTCGAGAAGGTCTTCAGCCAGGCCAACGTGCGCACGGTGATGGGCACGGCCCAGGCCGGCGCGGTGGCGATCATGCTCGCCGCCCGGCGCGACCTGCCGGTGGGCCTCTACACGCCCAGCGAGGTCAAGGCCGCGGTCACCGGCAGTGGCCGGGCCGACAAGGCCCAGGTCGGGTTCATGGTCACCCGGTTGCTGGGGCTGGCCGAGGTGCCGCGGCCGGCCGACGCCGCCGACGCGTTGGCGCTGGCGTTGTGTCACCTCTGGCGGGGCCCGGCGTTGGCCCGGCTGCGCGCGGCGGCTCCCGCAGCGCCTGTCAGCCGCCCGGCTCCCGCAACGCCCGCTCGCCGCTCGCCGCGGCCCGCCGCGCCTGCCCGCCGCCCGGCGGGGGCGTCATGATCGCCTCGCTGGCCGGCACCGTCCGGGCGCTCGGGCCGCTGTCCGCCGTCGTCGAGGTGGGTGGCGTCGGCCTGCTCGTCCAGTGCACCCCGGCGACGCTGGCCCGGCTGCGCATCGGTGAGCCGGCCAGCCTCGCCACCACCCTCGTCGTGCGCGAGACGGAGCTGACCCTCTACGGATTCCCCGACGCCGACGCCCGCGACGTCTTCGAGATCCTGCAGTCCGCCGCCGGGGTGGGGCCCAAGCTCGCCCAGGCCGTCCTCGGCGTGCACGAGCCGGACGCGGTCCGCCGGGCGGTCGCGGAGGAGGATCTCGCCGCGCTCACCAAGGTGCCCGGGATCGGGCGCAAGGGCGCCCAGCGGATCGTCCTCGACCTGCGCGACCGGCTCGGCCCGCCGCGCGGCGCCGCCGTGCCCGGGCCCAGGTCGGGCGGCGCCGATCTCGGCGCCGGCGGGGTCGGGGCGGCCGGTCCCGGCGAGGCCGGCGCGGTCGCGGACACGGTGCGTGAGGCGCTGATCGGCCTGGGCTACTCGGCGCGGGAGGCCGACGACGCGGTGTCCCGCGCGCTGGCCGTGCTGGCCGCGCCTTCGGGCGACCCCGGCGGTCCGGACCGGCCAGGCGGGAACGCGTCAGCCGTTGCCCCGTCCGCGGTGGCGCCGTCTGCGGCGGCCCCGTCCGCGGGTGCAGCGCCGATCGAGGGCGCGGCCGACGCGGCGACGCTGCTGCGGGCGAGCCTGGCAGTGCTGCGCCGATGACCGCGCCGGAGCAGGCCGCGCCGGAGCAGGCCGCGCCGGCCGCGGGCCGGGCGCCCGGGGGTGGCGCGTGAGCGCCGACGGGCTCGTCTCGGCCGCCGCCAGTGCCGAGGAGCAGGCGTTCGAGGCCGGGCTGCGCCCCCGCACGCTCACCGAGTTCGTCGGTCAGCGCAAGGTCCGGGAGCAGCTCTCGATCATGCTGGAGGGGGCGCAGGCCCGAGGGCGCCCGCCGGACCACGTCCTGCTGTCCGGCCCGCCGGGTCTGGGCAAGACCAGCCTCGCGATGATCATCGCCGAGGAGCTGGCGGTGCCGCTGCGGATGACCAGCGGGCCGGCGATCGAACGGGCCGGCGACCTCGTCGCGAT from Frankia alni ACN14a harbors:
- the pdxT gene encoding pyridoxal 5'-phosphate synthase glutaminase subunit PdxT codes for the protein MSGPRIGILALQGDVREHARGLTDVGAQPVEVRRAAQLAEVDGLVLPGGESTTIGRLLQVFELLEPLRAAVVAGLPVFGSCAGMILLARDVVDGRPDQPLIGGLDMVVRRNAFGRQVDSFEVDLDVDGVEGPPVHAVFIRAPWVEKAGDAVEVLARVAEAPVAVRQGSLLATAFHPELTGDSRMHRLFVDIVRSSGSGR
- the ruvC gene encoding crossover junction endodeoxyribonuclease RuvC produces the protein MRVLGVDPGLTRCGLGVVDGALGSRARLVEAGVVRTPAGAEVADRLRAVADGIDAWLDRTRPDAVAVEKVFSQANVRTVMGTAQAGAVAIMLAARRDLPVGLYTPSEVKAAVTGSGRADKAQVGFMVTRLLGLAEVPRPADAADALALALCHLWRGPALARLRAAAPAAPVSRPAPATPARRSPRPAAPARRPAGAS
- the ruvA gene encoding Holliday junction branch migration protein RuvA, whose product is MIASLAGTVRALGPLSAVVEVGGVGLLVQCTPATLARLRIGEPASLATTLVVRETELTLYGFPDADARDVFEILQSAAGVGPKLAQAVLGVHEPDAVRRAVAEEDLAALTKVPGIGRKGAQRIVLDLRDRLGPPRGAAVPGPRSGGADLGAGGVGAAGPGEAGAVADTVREALIGLGYSAREADDAVSRALAVLAAPSGDPGGPDRPGGNASAVAPSAVAPSAAAPSAGAAPIEGAADAATLLRASLAVLRR
- a CDS encoding YebC/PmpR family DNA-binding transcriptional regulator, with the translated sequence MSGHSKWATTKHKKAVIDARRGKLFAKLIKTVEVAAKTGGGDPAGNPTLADAIAKAKSQSVPNDNIERAVKRGSGELAGGVNYENITYEAYGPNGVAILVECLTDNRNRAASDVRVAITRNGGTVADPGSVSYLFNRKGVVLLTKAAGLTEDDVLLAVLDAGAEEVNDLGDVFEVISEATDLHAVRVAAGDADLEITSADISWLPSVSVPLDAEPAAKVLKLVEAVEDLDDVQNVWFNGDISDDVMELVSS
- the pdxS gene encoding pyridoxal 5'-phosphate synthase lyase subunit PdxS, producing MSQGQTAAATGPATDSARHAGTARVKRGMAEMLKGGVIMDVVTAEQARIAEDAGAVAVMALERVPADIRAQGGVARMSDPDMISEIIEAVSIPVMAKARIGHFVEAQVLQALGVDYVDESEVLTPADPHHHIDKGSFTVPFVCGATNLGEALRRIAEGAAMIRSKGEAGTGEVSNAVVHMRTIRAEIGRLAALPAEELYAAAKELRAPVDLVAEVARLGRLPVVLFTAGGIATPADAALMMQLGADGVFVGSGIFKSGDPARRARAIVEATTMFNDPDVLVKVSRGLGEAMVGINVAELPSAARYADRGW